One window of Phycisphaeraceae bacterium genomic DNA carries:
- a CDS encoding nuclear transport factor 2 family protein, whose amino-acid sequence MSANVALIRGIYDAFSRGDIADVLGRMSPDIVWNEAENFPYADRNPYIGPQAVASGVFARCGSEWDGFAVVVEEIIDAGDTIVVTGRYKGRYKATGTEQNTQMAHIWRIAGGKAVRFQQHADTLHVARVTGTVS is encoded by the coding sequence ATGTCAGCCAACGTCGCCCTCATCCGCGGCATCTACGACGCCTTCTCACGCGGGGACATCGCCGATGTCCTCGGTCGCATGAGCCCCGACATCGTCTGGAACGAGGCCGAGAACTTCCCCTACGCGGACAGAAACCCGTACATCGGGCCACAGGCCGTCGCTTCGGGCGTCTTCGCCCGCTGCGGCAGCGAGTGGGACGGCTTCGCCGTCGTCGTCGAAGAAATCATCGATGCCGGCGACACGATCGTCGTCACCGGCCGCTACAAGGGCCGCTACAAGGCCACCGGCACCGAGCAGAACACGCAGATGGCCCACATCTGGCGCATCGCCGGAGGCAAGGCCGTTCGATTCCAGCAGCACGCCGACACGCTCCACGTCGCGAGGGTCACGGGCACTGTCTCCTGA
- a CDS encoding Bax inhibitor-1/YccA family protein has product MLRSSSPAMKPFEQPMTWEQLGVMKQEAAAHMTVAGTVSKTFINLAFACTGALVAWSLMSRGILPQGLSIPIGLGLIALSWIGSMIINSKPEVARFIGPVLSMGSGAWAAFISFAIAIAVGAKLAQNPGVLGATGTLTTAEAIRLGSGLIFQAMLLTFGVVGAIALATGTGVLRIGGTAAKVITGITGGIMFVYLAGWILRIFGIGIPFIHGYGMIGIGFSIFVVVVASLNVAMVFSSVLDGVENKLPKHYEWVAGHAIIATVIWLYIEIVILLYKLFASRE; this is encoded by the coding sequence ATGTTGAGATCGAGCAGTCCGGCAATGAAGCCCTTCGAGCAGCCCATGACGTGGGAGCAGTTGGGTGTGATGAAGCAGGAAGCCGCGGCCCATATGACGGTCGCGGGGACGGTGAGCAAGACGTTCATCAACCTGGCGTTCGCGTGTACGGGCGCGTTGGTGGCGTGGTCGCTGATGTCGCGTGGGATCCTGCCCCAGGGGCTGAGCATCCCGATCGGGCTGGGATTGATCGCGCTGTCGTGGATCGGCTCGATGATCATCAACTCGAAGCCGGAGGTGGCGAGGTTCATCGGTCCGGTTCTGTCGATGGGGAGCGGGGCGTGGGCGGCGTTCATCTCGTTCGCGATCGCGATTGCGGTCGGCGCGAAGCTGGCGCAGAACCCCGGGGTTCTGGGCGCGACCGGGACGTTGACGACGGCCGAGGCGATCCGGCTCGGTTCGGGGCTGATCTTTCAGGCGATGCTGCTGACGTTCGGCGTGGTCGGCGCGATCGCGCTGGCGACGGGCACGGGAGTTCTGCGGATCGGCGGCACGGCGGCGAAGGTGATCACCGGCATCACAGGCGGGATCATGTTCGTGTATCTGGCCGGGTGGATCCTGCGGATCTTCGGGATCGGCATCCCGTTCATTCACGGGTACGGGATGATCGGGATCGGGTTCTCGATCTTCGTGGTGGTGGTCGCGTCGTTGAATGTCGCGATGGTGTTCAGCAGCGTCTTGGATGGCGTTGAGAACAAGCTGCCGAAGCACTACGAGTGGGTTGCGGGGCACGCGATCATCGCGACGGTGATCTGGCTCTACATCGAGATCGTGATCCTGCTCTACAAGCTGTTTGCCAGCAGAGAGTGA
- a CDS encoding transcriptional repressor → MPLKPMPKSVGTGESGSSGAPRLEIIEPLCAVFRRTLKGEGLKYTPERARVLDTIIGFDGIFEADRLIERLRSGGHRVSKATVYRTLKLMLEAGIIQRVPIDSDQAHYQLVYGREPTEMIICVDSNRVETISIPEIAAIRDRICAERGLRPEGHRFTIFATGRA, encoded by the coding sequence ATGCCTCTGAAACCCATGCCAAAGTCCGTCGGAACCGGCGAGTCGGGCTCGAGCGGTGCGCCTCGGCTTGAGATCATCGAGCCGCTCTGCGCTGTCTTTCGGCGCACGCTGAAGGGTGAGGGGCTGAAGTACACGCCGGAGCGTGCGCGTGTGCTGGACACGATCATCGGGTTCGACGGGATCTTTGAGGCGGATCGGCTGATTGAGCGGCTGAGGTCGGGCGGGCATCGTGTCTCGAAGGCGACGGTGTACCGGACGCTCAAGTTGATGCTCGAGGCGGGGATCATCCAGCGGGTGCCGATCGATTCTGACCAGGCGCATTACCAGTTGGTGTACGGGCGCGAGCCGACGGAGATGATCATCTGCGTGGACTCGAACCGCGTGGAGACGATCTCGATCCCGGAGATTGCGGCGATTCGAGATCGGATCTGCGCCGAGCGCGGGCTGCGTCCCGAGGGCCATCGATTCACGATCTTCGCGACGGGCAGGGCGTGA
- a CDS encoding flippase-like domain-containing protein: MNDTSPAPEPTATDRRMSPRRVVIQLVGYAAGIALLIWCVSRALSPENREQLTRLADASPLSIALLCGLSILSIVLNGLIFWTAVRPVQRVPIGSVLATNAIATALNYVPFKLSMLSRILIHNRRDGVPLLTIGGWLGTVVIILAATLGPMVAISLHRPTVDGTWLALVSGSMVLAAGAVILGARLGLTSPVRRISRSLTMRTALGRRFLASSMEPHILDGLRMMSSPIAVGAGVGLRLADVVAQSARFVVAAGILGITLQFDKAFLLAATYFGIGIVSPFGMLGTREAGAAGLADALSIPNAGAIAAVVLLVSATEALVTIILATAGAIYLRPMRLMVKEVARIASEEAVPTPPSAPAPAPLPSADAPGSGTTQPDHR, encoded by the coding sequence GTGAACGACACAAGCCCCGCGCCGGAACCGACAGCCACCGATCGTCGCATGTCGCCGCGCCGCGTCGTGATCCAGCTCGTCGGATACGCCGCGGGCATCGCCCTGCTTATCTGGTGCGTCTCCCGCGCTCTCTCACCTGAGAACCGCGAGCAACTCACACGCCTGGCCGACGCCAGCCCCCTCTCCATCGCCCTGCTCTGCGGGCTCTCGATCCTCTCGATCGTGCTCAACGGCCTCATCTTCTGGACCGCCGTCCGACCCGTGCAGCGCGTCCCCATCGGCAGCGTCCTCGCCACCAATGCCATCGCCACCGCGCTCAACTACGTCCCCTTCAAACTCAGCATGCTCTCGCGCATCCTCATCCACAATCGACGCGACGGCGTCCCGCTCCTCACCATCGGCGGCTGGCTCGGCACGGTTGTCATCATCCTCGCCGCAACACTCGGCCCCATGGTCGCCATCTCGCTCCATCGCCCCACCGTCGACGGGACATGGCTCGCACTCGTCTCGGGCTCGATGGTCCTCGCAGCGGGCGCCGTCATCCTCGGTGCGCGGCTCGGGCTCACCTCCCCCGTGCGGCGCATCTCGCGCTCGCTCACGATGCGTACCGCCCTCGGCAGACGCTTCCTCGCCTCCTCGATGGAGCCACACATCCTCGACGGCCTCCGCATGATGTCCAGCCCCATCGCCGTCGGCGCGGGCGTCGGGCTCCGCCTCGCGGATGTCGTCGCCCAGTCCGCCCGGTTCGTCGTCGCCGCGGGCATCCTCGGCATCACGCTCCAGTTCGACAAGGCCTTCCTGCTCGCCGCCACCTACTTCGGCATCGGCATCGTCAGCCCCTTCGGCATGCTCGGCACCCGCGAAGCCGGAGCCGCAGGGCTTGCCGACGCGCTCAGCATCCCGAACGCCGGCGCCATCGCCGCCGTCGTGCTCCTCGTCAGCGCGACCGAGGCGCTCGTCACGATCATCCTCGCCACCGCCGGCGCGATCTACCTCCGACCCATGCGCCTCATGGTGAAGGAAGTCGCTCGCATCGCCAGCGAAGAAGCCGTGCCGACACCCCCCTCCGCACCCGCTCCCGCCCCACTACCCTCTGCCGATGCGCCTGGCTCTGGCACAACTCAACCCGACCATCGGTGA
- a CDS encoding NAD+ synthase, which yields MRLALAQLNPTIGDIAGNAARITDAIARARAADADLLATPELAISGYPPKDLLMMEGFVASCERAARSICTAHSQGLTLIIGTPLCRPDGAIANSLLAFRDGACIAEYDKRLLPTYDVFDEDRYFEPGTRPIVIDVPTRAGPTQRVGLAICEDLWKGQDAGFSSRYANVADPVEDLARAGAHILIVPSASPFVLGKGERHRQILARHATAHALFVASINQVGGNDDLIFDGHSALLSPRGELIAAAPGFQTNLLLCDVRPDAPALSEPARPRESLLLDALVLGIRDYCSKTGFNAAILGVSGGIDSALVATLAVLALGPENVRGVAMPGPYSSDHALADARDLCARLGIEMLTLPIGPAFHASAATLNDTFDQINAPELGATLPDLTEENLQSRLRGTMIMALSNRTGAIVLTTGNKSEMAVGYCTLYGDMNGGLAVLSDVTKKLVYALARHINNNHASLAPWGRFDRPPIPESSITKPPSAELRPDQTDQDSLPPYDDLDAIIERYIERHQTPDRITTETGLDPALVARIVRLIDLSEYKRKQAAVGLKVTSVAFGSGRRWPIAQRWPRG from the coding sequence ATGCGCCTGGCTCTGGCACAACTCAACCCGACCATCGGTGACATCGCCGGCAACGCCGCACGCATCACCGACGCGATCGCACGCGCCCGCGCTGCAGACGCAGACCTCCTCGCCACACCCGAACTCGCCATCTCTGGCTACCCACCCAAAGACCTCCTCATGATGGAGGGCTTTGTCGCCTCATGCGAACGCGCCGCACGCTCCATCTGCACTGCCCACTCCCAGGGCCTCACGCTCATCATCGGCACGCCCCTCTGCCGCCCCGACGGCGCGATCGCAAACTCGCTCCTCGCGTTCCGCGACGGCGCGTGCATCGCCGAGTACGACAAACGCCTCCTCCCCACCTACGACGTCTTCGACGAAGACCGCTACTTCGAGCCCGGCACGCGCCCGATCGTGATCGACGTTCCAACCCGCGCAGGACCCACCCAGCGCGTCGGGCTCGCCATCTGCGAGGATCTCTGGAAAGGACAAGACGCCGGCTTCAGCAGCAGATACGCGAACGTCGCCGACCCCGTGGAAGATCTCGCCCGCGCCGGAGCACACATCCTCATCGTCCCCTCCGCCAGCCCCTTCGTCCTGGGCAAGGGCGAACGACATCGACAGATCCTCGCCCGACACGCCACCGCTCACGCCCTCTTCGTCGCCAGCATCAACCAGGTCGGAGGAAACGACGACCTCATCTTCGACGGACACTCCGCCCTCCTCTCCCCGCGGGGCGAACTCATCGCCGCCGCACCCGGTTTTCAGACAAACCTCCTCCTCTGCGATGTGCGCCCCGATGCACCCGCGCTCTCCGAGCCCGCCCGCCCACGCGAGTCCCTCCTCCTCGACGCACTCGTCCTCGGCATCCGCGATTACTGCTCAAAGACCGGCTTCAACGCCGCCATCCTCGGCGTCTCAGGAGGCATCGACTCCGCCCTCGTCGCAACCCTCGCCGTCCTTGCCCTCGGCCCGGAGAACGTCCGAGGCGTCGCCATGCCCGGCCCCTACTCATCGGACCACGCGCTCGCCGATGCCCGCGACCTCTGCGCCCGACTCGGCATCGAGATGCTCACCCTCCCCATCGGCCCCGCCTTCCACGCCTCCGCCGCAACCCTCAACGACACCTTCGATCAGATCAACGCACCCGAACTCGGTGCGACACTCCCGGATCTCACCGAAGAGAACCTCCAGTCCCGCCTCCGCGGCACCATGATCATGGCCCTCTCCAACCGCACCGGCGCGATCGTCCTCACCACCGGCAACAAGAGCGAGATGGCCGTCGGCTATTGCACGCTCTACGGCGACATGAACGGCGGACTCGCCGTCCTCTCCGACGTCACCAAGAAACTCGTCTACGCGCTGGCCCGTCACATCAACAACAACCACGCCTCGCTCGCCCCGTGGGGCCGCTTCGATCGCCCGCCCATCCCCGAGTCCAGCATCACCAAGCCCCCGAGCGCGGAACTCCGCCCCGACCAGACCGACCAAGACTCGCTCCCACCCTACGACGACCTCGACGCCATCATCGAGCGATACATCGAGCGCCACCAGACCCCCGACCGCATCACGACAGAGACCGGGCTCGACCCCGCCCTCGTCGCACGCATCGTGCGACTCATCGACCTCTCCGAGTACAAGCGCAAGCAGGCCGCCGTCGGGCTCAAGGTCACCAGTGTCGCGTTCGGTTCCGGCAGACGCTGGCCTATCGCCCAGCGTTGGCCCCGTGGCTGA
- a CDS encoding DinB family protein, whose amino-acid sequence MNLGALIERIARYPAVLRASALSVSADEARWKPGPEHWSILEVCCHMLDEEREDFRVRLRSTLEDASRAWAPLDLKDVATLRNYNAGDLGRTLDEFEQERGDSVAWLRSLRGVDWSIAYVHPKVGPIRVGELLASWAAHDALHLRQISRRLYQLAGRDAPGMSTVYAGEW is encoded by the coding sequence ATGAACCTGGGCGCGTTGATCGAGCGGATAGCGCGGTATCCGGCGGTGCTGCGAGCGTCGGCGTTGTCGGTCTCGGCGGATGAAGCTCGCTGGAAGCCGGGTCCGGAGCATTGGTCGATTCTCGAGGTCTGCTGCCACATGCTGGATGAGGAGCGTGAGGACTTTCGGGTGCGCCTGCGATCGACGCTTGAGGATGCGTCACGTGCGTGGGCGCCGCTTGATCTGAAGGATGTCGCGACGCTGAGGAACTACAACGCGGGTGATCTGGGGCGCACGCTCGACGAGTTCGAGCAGGAGCGTGGAGATTCCGTCGCGTGGCTGCGGTCGCTGCGGGGTGTCGATTGGTCGATCGCGTATGTGCATCCGAAGGTCGGCCCGATCCGGGTGGGCGAGTTGCTTGCCAGTTGGGCGGCGCATGATGCGTTGCATCTGCGGCAGATCAGCAGGCGGCTGTACCAGTTGGCGGGACGGGACGCGCCGGGGATGAGCACGGTGTACGCCGGCGAGTGGTGA
- a CDS encoding DUF2330 domain-containing protein yields MALLALLLSIPRSSAHADGKVFAREGVVATIPDQRALIHFADGVQTLVIETRFESSGSPAGGQESSGESAEVPAGGGDFAWVVPVPSVPELIEVTPGLMPTVAAIFQPSVKVIPSGGPFVFAALLVLAAAFAAVSGRGFFRALAATVLVLLLVTLILLPGLGITRSSMGSGEGAEVSVHDRRLIGHLDVVTISGSDGGLLVSWLNDHGFAVASDSASVIDEYASEGWVFCAARLATGREIGADLSASTPFPLGLRFRTEKPIYPMRLTSTGSRSLAVDLYVFGPAMASAPNFRVIRCGAPREWDEQLNYYSPGHDDAIRVGHEGLLALTRGSRVATKVSATLSPEQMRRDVVIEWVKPRYKGDTVYSRAAALNRAVILGSSIVIAGSLAVLMLTPLLRLSTATAARALTASIPFAATVFLIAWLATPIVSTTPGERYRRYPLIHRLVEPHVWAEMDYDSGDPYRNATVEGVRPILRSAAAKASEHWSLKSEVREEDSPFNYSIGIEEGFITYIGYDQWGRGATIFKILEMEPPLEVPAGSAEQGASRDRAKGKS; encoded by the coding sequence GTGGCACTCCTCGCCCTCCTCCTCTCGATCCCCCGCTCCTCCGCCCACGCCGACGGCAAAGTCTTCGCCCGCGAGGGCGTCGTCGCCACGATTCCCGATCAGCGCGCCCTGATCCACTTCGCAGACGGTGTCCAGACGCTTGTCATTGAGACCCGCTTTGAATCGAGCGGCTCGCCAGCCGGCGGTCAGGAGTCGAGCGGTGAGTCGGCCGAGGTGCCCGCTGGCGGAGGGGACTTCGCGTGGGTCGTGCCCGTGCCGTCCGTGCCGGAGTTGATCGAGGTGACGCCGGGTCTGATGCCGACGGTCGCGGCGATCTTCCAGCCCTCAGTAAAGGTCATTCCGTCTGGGGGGCCGTTTGTGTTTGCTGCGCTTCTGGTCTTGGCCGCGGCGTTTGCTGCGGTCAGCGGACGTGGGTTTTTCCGAGCGCTTGCGGCGACGGTGCTCGTGCTTCTGTTGGTCACGCTGATTCTGCTGCCGGGTCTCGGCATCACCCGGTCATCCATGGGGAGCGGTGAGGGGGCGGAGGTGAGCGTTCATGATCGCCGATTGATCGGTCACCTGGATGTCGTCACGATCTCGGGCTCCGACGGAGGGTTGCTCGTCTCGTGGCTCAACGACCATGGGTTTGCGGTCGCATCCGATTCGGCCTCAGTGATTGATGAATACGCGTCCGAGGGCTGGGTGTTCTGTGCGGCACGCCTTGCGACGGGTCGCGAGATAGGCGCGGATCTGAGTGCATCGACACCGTTTCCGCTCGGGCTCCGATTCCGAACGGAGAAGCCGATCTACCCGATGCGGCTGACTTCGACGGGGAGCAGGTCACTCGCTGTTGATCTCTATGTCTTTGGTCCTGCCATGGCGAGCGCGCCGAACTTCCGCGTCATTCGCTGCGGGGCGCCCCGCGAGTGGGACGAGCAACTGAATTACTACAGCCCCGGCCACGACGACGCGATTCGTGTCGGGCATGAGGGGCTGCTGGCGCTGACGCGCGGCTCACGGGTTGCGACGAAGGTCTCGGCGACGCTTTCGCCCGAGCAGATGCGTCGGGACGTGGTGATTGAGTGGGTCAAGCCGCGTTATAAGGGAGACACGGTCTACAGCCGCGCGGCGGCGTTGAACCGCGCCGTGATTCTCGGCTCGTCGATCGTGATCGCGGGATCGCTGGCGGTGCTCATGCTCACGCCACTCCTCCGTCTCTCGACAGCGACCGCTGCGCGCGCACTTACTGCCTCCATCCCGTTCGCCGCTACGGTCTTCCTGATCGCATGGCTCGCAACCCCGATCGTGTCCACGACACCGGGTGAACGCTACCGGCGTTATCCTCTCATCCATCGCCTGGTGGAGCCCCATGTGTGGGCAGAGATGGACTACGACTCCGGTGATCCGTACAGGAATGCAACGGTTGAGGGGGTGCGCCCGATTCTGAGGTCGGCGGCCGCGAAAGCGAGCGAGCACTGGTCGTTGAAGAGCGAGGTGCGTGAGGAGGACTCTCCCTTCAACTACTCGATTGGTATTGAGGAGGGCTTCATCACATACATCGGGTACGACCAATGGGGTCGGGGGGCGACCATATTCAAGATTCTTGAGATGGAGCCGCCTCTGGAGGTGCCTGCTGGATCCGCCGAACAGGGTGCATCACGGGATCGCGCCAAGGGGAAATCCTGA
- the pilM gene encoding type IV pilus assembly protein PilM: MPSSNVCWGIEVGAGAIKAIKLESDGEGVRVVDFAIVPHAKVLSTPDLDQNDALRVALGALASQYDLSGATIAVSVPGHAGFARFAKLPPVEPKKVPDIVKFEAVQQIPFPLEEVEWDYQTFVSPDSPDVEVGIFAITKDRIRERLDMLADVGIVPQIVTLGPVAAYNALAFDLSFTEQTAGTILLDIGTTSTDLVIAESGRVWIRTFPIGGHQFTNALVEAFKLTYPKAEKVKREADTSKAARQIMQAMRPVFQDLVQDVQRSVGYYQSLHREAKLTRLIGLGSTFNLPGLRKFLKQQLQLDVYRMEEFKRLKAEGDRASGFNDNVLTLATAYGCAIQGLGMNAINANLMPTAILRTTMWKNKQKWFATAAGLAVAATGAMFIRPMLDSSAVAGAPRPRAIDDAVSAFKRAQSEATAAGVVGAAGTNLTAANIITLMKDREVYPHLANDLALMVRSADARATTGSRPALRMVSYKTNYLGVVTPRGESGSDPYEDRGGGRGRGREEELRDGDAPAGPTIEVEIVFATPEPQVQQFYRATIGDWLDRNRARAGVPYVIVPPEIREVVFAEAKPSTPTRPAETLTFNEGGRETASEGEGRRFISGPQTPARPVVQIVGEGGPAASMVEETAFRAANEAVEVLAPIVPDSPPGYPDEARITVKYRVVVKPTQAAESEDGL, encoded by the coding sequence ATGCCATCGTCGAATGTGTGCTGGGGAATCGAGGTCGGGGCGGGCGCTATCAAGGCGATCAAGCTTGAGAGCGATGGCGAGGGCGTGCGTGTCGTGGACTTTGCGATCGTTCCACACGCGAAGGTGCTCTCGACGCCTGACCTGGACCAGAACGACGCGTTGCGTGTGGCGCTCGGCGCGTTGGCGAGCCAGTATGACCTGTCGGGGGCGACGATCGCGGTGAGCGTGCCGGGGCATGCGGGGTTTGCGCGGTTTGCGAAGCTTCCTCCGGTGGAGCCGAAGAAGGTTCCGGACATCGTGAAGTTCGAGGCGGTGCAGCAGATCCCGTTCCCTCTTGAGGAGGTTGAGTGGGACTATCAGACGTTTGTGAGCCCGGACTCGCCGGATGTGGAGGTGGGGATCTTTGCGATCACGAAGGATCGGATCCGCGAGCGTCTGGACATGCTGGCGGACGTTGGGATTGTGCCGCAGATCGTGACGCTCGGGCCTGTGGCGGCGTACAACGCGTTGGCGTTCGATCTGTCGTTCACGGAGCAGACGGCGGGGACGATTCTGCTAGATATCGGCACGACGTCGACGGATCTGGTGATCGCGGAGTCTGGGCGTGTGTGGATCAGGACGTTTCCGATCGGCGGTCACCAGTTCACGAATGCGTTGGTTGAGGCGTTCAAGCTGACGTATCCGAAGGCGGAGAAGGTGAAGCGAGAGGCGGACACGAGCAAGGCGGCGCGTCAGATCATGCAGGCGATGCGTCCGGTGTTCCAGGATCTTGTGCAGGATGTGCAGCGTTCGGTGGGGTATTACCAGTCGCTGCATCGCGAGGCGAAGCTGACGCGGCTGATCGGTCTTGGCTCGACGTTCAATCTTCCGGGGCTTCGGAAGTTTTTGAAGCAGCAGTTGCAGCTCGACGTGTACCGCATGGAGGAGTTCAAGCGGCTGAAGGCGGAGGGGGATCGGGCGTCGGGGTTCAATGACAACGTGCTGACGCTGGCGACGGCGTATGGGTGCGCGATCCAGGGCCTCGGGATGAACGCGATCAATGCGAACCTGATGCCGACGGCGATCCTTCGTACGACGATGTGGAAGAACAAGCAGAAGTGGTTCGCGACGGCGGCGGGTCTTGCGGTGGCGGCGACGGGCGCGATGTTCATCCGTCCGATGCTGGATTCGAGCGCGGTGGCGGGTGCGCCGAGGCCCCGCGCGATTGATGATGCGGTGAGCGCGTTCAAGCGTGCGCAGTCGGAGGCGACTGCGGCGGGTGTTGTCGGTGCGGCGGGAACGAACCTGACGGCGGCGAACATCATCACGCTGATGAAGGATCGGGAGGTGTATCCGCACCTGGCGAACGATCTTGCGTTGATGGTGCGGAGCGCGGATGCGCGGGCGACGACCGGGTCGCGTCCTGCGCTTCGGATGGTCTCTTACAAGACGAACTATCTCGGGGTGGTGACGCCTCGGGGCGAATCGGGCTCTGACCCTTACGAAGATCGCGGGGGCGGGCGTGGACGGGGGCGCGAGGAGGAACTCCGTGATGGCGACGCTCCGGCGGGCCCGACGATCGAGGTTGAGATCGTGTTCGCGACGCCTGAGCCGCAGGTGCAGCAGTTCTACCGCGCGACGATCGGTGACTGGCTGGACCGGAACCGTGCGAGGGCGGGCGTGCCTTATGTGATCGTGCCCCCCGAGATTCGAGAGGTTGTGTTCGCGGAGGCGAAGCCGAGCACGCCGACGCGTCCGGCGGAGACGCTGACGTTCAACGAGGGTGGGCGCGAGACGGCTTCTGAGGGCGAGGGGCGTCGGTTTATCTCTGGTCCGCAGACGCCTGCGCGTCCGGTGGTGCAGATTGTGGGCGAGGGCGGTCCTGCGGCGTCGATGGTGGAGGAGACGGCGTTCAGGGCGGCGAACGAGGCGGTGGAGGTGTTGGCGCCGATCGTGCCGGATTCGCCTCCCGGGTATCCGGATGAGGCACGGATCACGGTGAAGTATCGGGTTGTGGTGAAGCCGACGCAGGCGGCGGAATCGGAGGACGGGCTGTGA
- the amrB gene encoding AmmeMemoRadiSam system protein B: MSTPEPQPNQVAPFNASFEHHLKPKLRPVRGFPAQMGEQQVLGLADARQISQKVVFTMPAAQLILPLMDGNRSVDEIVTQVGKGLTRPILEQLVAQLDDAGLLFGPTFEGMMEKMREEFDSSPTLPPASTAAFADALVNQELGEEATEEQRAELGPAKLRAIMDQWIAKALESAANPSFDALPAAIVAPHVDYARGWVNYASVWGRMRVVDRPDRVVILGTNHFGLGTGITACDKGFQSPLGTCEVDEQIVAGLRKRLGDKVFENRFDHEREHSIELQIPWIQHCLGPDESGRFCKVVGVLVHDPSVNNGESYDGKGVALAPFVEAMREILAEIPGKTLVVSSADLSHVGPAFGDQQKLGGDESEAVAFRNRIFQHDREMLELVRQNKPEDLVAAMAWQQNPTRWCSTGNLVATLQIVAPQTVEILHYAAAMDPQGVGMVSSVSMSMA; this comes from the coding sequence ATGAGCACTCCCGAGCCACAGCCGAACCAAGTTGCCCCTTTCAATGCGTCGTTTGAGCACCATCTGAAACCGAAGTTGCGTCCTGTCCGGGGCTTTCCGGCCCAGATGGGTGAGCAGCAGGTGCTTGGTCTTGCGGATGCACGCCAGATCTCGCAGAAGGTGGTGTTCACGATGCCAGCGGCACAGTTGATTCTGCCGTTGATGGACGGGAATCGTTCGGTCGACGAGATTGTGACGCAGGTGGGGAAGGGTTTGACCCGTCCGATCCTGGAGCAGTTGGTGGCGCAGTTGGATGATGCTGGTCTTTTGTTTGGTCCGACGTTCGAGGGGATGATGGAGAAGATGCGCGAGGAGTTCGATTCCTCGCCGACGCTGCCTCCGGCCTCGACGGCGGCGTTTGCGGATGCGTTGGTGAATCAGGAGCTGGGTGAGGAGGCGACGGAGGAGCAGCGAGCGGAACTGGGGCCTGCCAAGTTGCGGGCGATCATGGACCAGTGGATCGCGAAGGCGTTGGAGAGCGCGGCGAATCCTTCGTTTGATGCGTTGCCGGCGGCGATCGTTGCCCCGCACGTGGATTACGCGCGGGGGTGGGTGAACTACGCGAGCGTGTGGGGGCGGATGCGGGTGGTTGATCGTCCGGACCGGGTGGTGATCCTGGGGACGAACCACTTCGGGCTGGGGACTGGTATCACGGCGTGTGACAAGGGGTTCCAGAGCCCGCTGGGGACGTGCGAGGTCGATGAGCAGATCGTCGCGGGGCTGCGTAAGCGTCTTGGTGACAAGGTCTTCGAGAATCGTTTCGACCACGAGCGCGAGCACTCGATCGAGTTGCAGATCCCGTGGATTCAGCACTGCCTGGGGCCGGATGAGAGCGGGCGGTTCTGCAAGGTGGTCGGGGTGCTGGTGCACGACCCGAGTGTGAACAACGGTGAATCGTACGATGGGAAGGGTGTTGCGCTGGCTCCGTTTGTGGAGGCGATGCGTGAGATCCTGGCCGAGATCCCGGGGAAGACCCTGGTGGTGAGTTCGGCTGATCTGAGCCATGTCGGTCCGGCGTTTGGGGACCAGCAGAAACTGGGCGGGGATGAGTCAGAGGCGGTCGCGTTCAGGAACCGGATTTTCCAGCACGACCGGGAGATGCTGGAACTGGTTCGTCAGAACAAGCCGGAGGATCTGGTGGCGGCGATGGCCTGGCAGCAGAACCCGACGAGGTGGTGCTCGACGGGGAACCTGGTGGCTACGCTGCAAATCGTTGCGCCGCAGACAGTTGAGATTCTGCATTATGCCGCGGCGATGGATCCTCAGGGCGTCGGGATGGTTTCTTCCGTCTCGATGTCGATGGCGTGA
- a CDS encoding copper-binding protein: MKTALKAVALATASFLLCSACDRAADVKPGAANGAQDPAPITHTYQTRGIIESLPDRSKPTAELQIRHEAINDFVDGAGKLIGMNAMIMPFPDLAQGVTLEGLAVGDKIEFSFTNTWSGAETSRRPRWVIDSISKLPPETELTFGKKSTPRESEAEPADAPTTESP; the protein is encoded by the coding sequence ATGAAGACCGCTCTCAAAGCCGTTGCACTCGCAACGGCTTCTTTCTTGCTCTGCTCCGCCTGCGACCGCGCCGCAGACGTCAAGCCCGGCGCCGCCAACGGCGCACAGGATCCCGCGCCCATCACTCACACCTACCAGACCCGCGGCATCATCGAATCCCTCCCCGATCGCAGCAAGCCCACCGCAGAACTCCAGATCCGCCACGAAGCAATCAACGACTTCGTCGATGGCGCAGGCAAACTCATCGGCATGAACGCCATGATCATGCCCTTCCCAGATCTCGCTCAAGGCGTCACACTCGAAGGCCTCGCCGTCGGCGACAAGATCGAGTTCTCATTCACCAACACCTGGTCAGGCGCCGAGACATCGCGCAGGCCGAGATGGGTCATCGACTCCATCTCCAAACTCCCCCCCGAAACCGAACTCACCTTCGGCAAGAAGTCCACGCCACGCGAATCCGAAGCCGAACCGGCAGACGCGCCCACAACCGAGTCCCCCTGA